In Trichomycterus rosablanca isolate fTriRos1 chromosome 4, fTriRos1.hap1, whole genome shotgun sequence, one DNA window encodes the following:
- the fam78ba gene encoding protein FAM78B, which produces MKGLLGSLAFLPALIVLALLVGGAMGCLQSVACKPRVRRENIVVYEVSASIDRTPTAVEENSPIVLRYRTPYFRASAGVVMPPVPRNETWTVGWIQACTQMEFYNTYGDVGVSSWELPELREGRVKAISDSDGVSYPWYGNTTETVTITGPTSKPSRLTVSMNDNFYPSVTWAVPVGESGALALTRVTRDQSFITWLVALNTVTREKILLQTVRWRMHVDINVDPAMPLGSRATLVGRSHQEQPLILANNEPIPPNALARPNANDAQVLMWRPRRGPPLVVIPSK; this is translated from the exons ATGAAAGGACTGCTAGGGTCTTTGGCGTTTTTACCGGCGCTGATCGTGCTCGCGCTCCTGGTCGGCGGGGCTATGGGCTGTCTCCAGAGCGTGGCCTGCAAGCCGCGGGTCCGGCGCGAGAACATCGTGGTGTACGAGGTGTCGGCCTCCATCGACCGCACCCCCACCGCCGTGGAGGAGAACTCGCCCATCGTGCTGCGCTACCGCACGCCCTACTTCCGCGCCTCGGCCGGCGTCGTCATGCCGCCTGTGCCCCGGAACGAGACGTGGACGGTGGGCTGGATCCAGGCGTGCACGCAGATGGAGTTCTACAACACGTACGGAGATGTGGGCGT GTCGAGCTGGGAGCTTCCGGAGCTGCGCGAGGGTCGAGTGAAGGCCATCAGCGACTCGGACGGCGTCAGCTACCCCTGGTACGGCAACACCACCGAGACGGTGACCATCACCGGCCCGACGTCCAAGCCGTCGCGCCTCACCGTCAGTATGAACGACAACTTCTACCCCAGCGTCACGTGGGCCGTGCCCGTGGGCGAGAGCGGCGCCCTGGCGCTCACCCGCGTCACTCGGGACCAGAGCTTCATCACGTGGCTGGTGGCGCTGAACACGGTGACGCGCGAGAAGATCCTGCTGCAGACGGTGCGCTGGCGCATGCACGTGGACATCAACGTGGATCCCGCGATGCCGCTGGGCTCCCGGGCCACCCTGGTCGGCCGGTCGCACCAGGAACAGCCGCTCATCCTCGCCAACAACGAGCCCATCCCGCCCAACGCGCTGGCGCGGCCCAACGCCAACGACGCACAAGTGTTAATGTGGAGGCCCAGGAGGGGGCCGCCGCTGGTCGTCATTCCGTCCAAATGA